From the Pseudomonas baltica genome, one window contains:
- a CDS encoding YMGG-like glycine zipper-containing protein, translating into MKLPSILLLSFALVSGAASAGGTAEAGIGGALGGVLGSVVGQQLGGTTGSAIGAGVGGAAGSAVGANKRSRGEAAIGGALGAAGGNVVGRSMGGTNGALIGAAAGGGAGGALGNYMGNESDRDNRNYRGHDDRRDYRGHGRPPRHHWRHR; encoded by the coding sequence ATGAAGCTTCCCTCGATTCTGTTGTTGTCCTTTGCCTTGGTCAGCGGGGCTGCCTCTGCGGGCGGCACGGCTGAAGCCGGTATTGGCGGCGCACTGGGTGGGGTTCTAGGTTCGGTTGTCGGCCAGCAACTGGGCGGCACTACCGGTTCGGCCATCGGCGCAGGCGTGGGTGGTGCAGCGGGCAGCGCGGTCGGCGCCAACAAACGCAGCCGTGGCGAAGCCGCGATCGGAGGCGCGCTGGGCGCCGCCGGCGGTAACGTGGTTGGCCGCAGCATGGGCGGGACCAATGGCGCGCTGATCGGCGCGGCGGCAGGCGGCGGTGCGGGCGGCGCGCTGGGCAACTACATGGGCAACGAGAGCGACCGGGACAACCGCAACTACCGTGGCCACGACGACCGTCGCGACTATCGTGGCCATGGTCGCCCACCGCGCCACCACTGGCGTCATCGTTAA
- a CDS encoding FdhF/YdeP family oxidoreductase: MTTHNQADKTPTPRYKPYKGAAGGWGALISVTQAWLTSDNALKNIRTMLKTNQNGGFDCPGCAWGDSPESGMVKFCENGAKAVNWEATKRRVDGSFFAKHSVTSLLEQSDYWLEYQGRLTEPMVYDAETDRYKPITWENAYGLVARHLLNLTSPDQAEFYTSGRASNEAAYLYQLFVRAYGTNNFPDCSNMCHEASGVALSQSVGVGKGTVTFDDFEHAEAIFVWGQNPGTNHPRMLEPLREAVERGAQVVCINPLKERGLERFQHPQHPLEMLTNGDKPTNTAFFRPGLGGDMAMMRGMAKFLLQWERDAQAQNAPSVFDHDFLNAHTVSVLDYLAAVDATSWEQITEQSGLPLDDIELAARMYVKAEKVIMCWAMGITQHRHSVATIQEIANLMLLRGNVGAPGAGLCPVRGHSNVQGDRTMGINERPPAFFLDALEQRFKFTVPRSHGHNVIEAIHAMIDGRAKVFIGLGGNFVQATPDSHRTAEALRNCDLTVQISTKLNRSHLIHGKQALILPCLGRTDIDLQSEGPQAVTVEDSFSMVHASNGQLQPLSRQMHSEPAIIAGIAAATLGTHPVDWKWLVADYDRIRDLIADTIPGFKDFNERLKNPGGFYLGNSAGARKWSTASGRANFKPNALPNDLIHERVRATGQIPDLIMQSMRSHDQYNTTIYGLDDRYRGVRGQRDVLFANEADIIRLGFRPGQKADLISIWDDGRERRVNGFTLLAFDIPAGQAAAYYPEVNPLIPLESVGDGSSTPTSKFVAIRLEATAQSARIL; this comes from the coding sequence GTGACCACTCACAACCAAGCCGACAAGACCCCGACGCCGCGCTACAAGCCGTACAAAGGTGCAGCCGGTGGCTGGGGCGCGCTGATCAGCGTGACCCAAGCCTGGCTGACCAGCGATAACGCGCTGAAGAATATTCGCACCATGCTCAAGACCAACCAGAACGGCGGCTTCGACTGCCCCGGTTGCGCCTGGGGCGATTCGCCGGAAAGCGGCATGGTCAAGTTCTGCGAAAACGGCGCCAAGGCGGTCAACTGGGAGGCCACCAAGCGCCGCGTCGATGGCAGTTTTTTCGCCAAGCACAGCGTGACCTCGCTGCTGGAGCAGAGCGACTATTGGCTCGAATACCAGGGCCGACTGACCGAGCCGATGGTCTACGATGCCGAGACCGATCGCTACAAGCCCATTACCTGGGAAAACGCCTACGGTCTGGTGGCCAGGCATCTGCTCAACCTCACCAGCCCGGACCAGGCCGAGTTCTACACCTCGGGCCGGGCCAGTAACGAGGCGGCCTACCTGTATCAGCTGTTCGTGCGCGCGTACGGCACCAACAACTTCCCCGATTGCTCGAACATGTGCCACGAGGCCAGCGGTGTGGCGCTGTCGCAAAGTGTCGGGGTCGGCAAAGGCACCGTGACCTTCGACGACTTCGAACACGCCGAGGCGATTTTCGTCTGGGGCCAGAACCCCGGCACCAACCATCCACGGATGCTCGAGCCCCTGCGCGAAGCCGTGGAGCGTGGTGCCCAGGTAGTGTGCATCAACCCGCTCAAGGAGCGCGGCCTGGAGCGCTTCCAGCACCCGCAGCACCCGCTGGAGATGCTCACCAACGGCGACAAGCCGACCAACACCGCGTTCTTCCGCCCAGGCTTGGGTGGCGATATGGCGATGATGCGCGGCATGGCCAAGTTCCTGCTGCAGTGGGAGCGCGATGCGCAAGCCCAGAACGCCCCGTCGGTGTTCGACCATGACTTCCTCAATGCCCACACCGTCTCGGTGCTGGACTACCTCGCTGCCGTTGACGCCACTTCGTGGGAACAGATCACCGAGCAGTCCGGCCTGCCGCTGGACGACATTGAGCTTGCTGCGCGCATGTACGTCAAGGCCGAGAAGGTCATCATGTGCTGGGCCATGGGCATCACTCAGCATCGCCACTCGGTCGCGACCATCCAGGAAATCGCCAACCTGATGCTGCTGCGCGGTAACGTCGGCGCACCGGGCGCCGGCCTGTGTCCAGTACGCGGCCACAGCAACGTGCAGGGCGACCGCACCATGGGCATCAACGAGCGCCCGCCGGCCTTTTTCCTCGATGCCCTGGAGCAACGCTTCAAGTTCACCGTACCGCGCAGCCATGGCCACAACGTGATCGAAGCCATCCACGCGATGATCGATGGGCGCGCCAAGGTCTTCATCGGCCTGGGCGGCAACTTCGTACAGGCCACGCCTGACAGTCACCGCACAGCCGAGGCGCTGCGCAATTGCGACCTGACGGTGCAGATCAGCACCAAGCTCAACCGCAGCCACCTGATCCACGGTAAACAGGCGCTGATCCTGCCGTGCCTGGGGCGTACCGATATCGACCTGCAGAGCGAAGGTCCACAAGCGGTGACCGTGGAGGACTCGTTCAGCATGGTTCACGCTTCCAACGGTCAACTGCAGCCCCTGTCGCGGCAGATGCACTCGGAGCCGGCCATCATCGCGGGCATCGCTGCTGCGACTCTGGGCACGCACCCGGTAGACTGGAAATGGCTGGTAGCCGACTACGACCGCATTCGTGATCTGATTGCCGACACCATCCCGGGCTTCAAAGATTTCAACGAGCGCCTGAAAAATCCTGGCGGCTTCTATCTGGGCAACAGCGCTGGCGCGCGCAAGTGGAGCACCGCGAGCGGCCGCGCCAATTTCAAACCCAACGCCCTGCCCAACGACCTGATTCATGAACGGGTTCGTGCCACCGGGCAGATCCCGGATCTGATCATGCAATCGATGCGCTCCCACGATCAGTACAACACCACGATCTACGGCCTGGACGATCGCTATCGTGGCGTGCGTGGCCAGCGTGACGTGCTGTTCGCCAACGAAGCGGACATCATCCGCCTGGGCTTCCGGCCTGGGCAGAAGGCCGACCTGATCTCGATCTGGGACGATGGCCGTGAGCGCCGGGTCAACGGCTTCACCTTGCTGGCGTTCGACATCCCAGCCGGCCAGGCAGCCGCCTACTATCCTGAAGTCAACCCGCTTATTCCGTTGGAAAGCGTGGGCGACGGCAGCAGCACGCCGACGTCCAAATTTGTCGCGATTCGCCTGGAAGCAACGGCCCAAAGCGCCAGAATCCTGTAA
- the fdhD gene encoding formate dehydrogenase accessory sulfurtransferase FdhD, producing the protein MNAKRPAPAASSFSTAAAAASHEYSFCTLEHEGETATALAEEVALAIAYNGISQAVMLVSPTDLEDFIVGFSIGSGLIASPDEIYDIKLSGCGSAQQAEVEIASRAFWNLKDQRRQMAGTSGCGLCGVEAVEQALPDLKVLPGAPLPPAHWLDGLRQRISDFQPLGQHCGAVHAAIFMDGRGELLLGREDIGRHNALDKLIGALLRQRIDTTGGVAVVTSRCSLELIQKVLRAGIQTLVSLSSPTGLALQWARRHNLNLIHLPHHSAPRVYSPAMEKSA; encoded by the coding sequence ATGAATGCCAAACGCCCGGCCCCCGCGGCGTCCAGCTTTTCGACGGCCGCTGCAGCGGCCAGTCATGAATACAGTTTCTGCACCCTCGAGCACGAAGGTGAGACCGCCACCGCCCTGGCCGAAGAGGTCGCCCTGGCGATCGCCTACAACGGCATCAGCCAGGCGGTCATGCTGGTCAGCCCCACCGATCTCGAAGACTTCATCGTCGGCTTCAGCATCGGCAGCGGCCTGATTGCCAGCCCCGATGAAATCTACGACATCAAGCTCAGCGGCTGTGGCTCGGCGCAACAGGCCGAGGTCGAGATCGCGAGCCGTGCTTTCTGGAACCTCAAGGATCAACGCCGCCAAATGGCCGGCACCAGTGGCTGCGGCCTGTGCGGCGTAGAAGCCGTCGAACAGGCGTTGCCCGACCTCAAGGTACTGCCCGGCGCGCCCCTGCCGCCCGCGCACTGGCTCGACGGCCTGCGCCAGCGCATCAGCGACTTCCAGCCGCTGGGCCAGCATTGCGGCGCGGTACACGCCGCCATCTTCATGGATGGTCGTGGCGAGCTGCTGCTCGGCCGTGAAGACATCGGCCGCCACAATGCTCTCGACAAACTCATCGGTGCCCTGCTGCGCCAACGCATCGACACCACCGGCGGCGTAGCCGTGGTGACCAGTCGCTGCAGCCTGGAATTGATTCAGAAAGTCCTGCGGGCCGGCATCCAGACCCTGGTCAGCCTGTCGTCCCCCACCGGCCTGGCCCTGCAATGGGCGCGCCGCCACAACCTTAATCTTATCCACCTGCCGCACCACAGTGCGCCGCGGGTCTATAGCCCCGCGATGGAGAAATCAGCGTGA
- a CDS encoding LysR family transcriptional regulator: protein MDIKQLKFLIALDETRHFGQAAARCHITQPTLSMRLRNLEQELDLPLVNRGQRFEGFTAPGERVLAWARTVLAAYDGLQAEAAACRGNLVGTLRLGVVPLSSFDPLPLLHRLHGQHPNLRFELSALSSEQILEQLASNRLDIGVSYLERLDTERFESLALDETRMGLLYDQRHFDFGDQPLSWETLAELPLAALTSGMHFRQSMDHNFHSRGLNPSFLLQTDAVHQLLQAVHGGLCCAVMPLNGGLDALTEHLRLAPIADAHTLAGLGLIMRRSAPRSALAEACFALCRETS from the coding sequence ATGGACATAAAGCAACTCAAATTCCTCATCGCCCTCGACGAAACCCGGCATTTCGGCCAGGCCGCGGCGCGCTGCCACATCACCCAGCCGACGCTGTCGATGCGCTTGCGCAACCTCGAGCAGGAACTCGACCTGCCACTAGTCAACCGTGGCCAGCGCTTCGAAGGTTTCACTGCGCCCGGCGAGCGCGTGCTGGCCTGGGCGCGCACCGTGCTGGCGGCCTATGACGGCTTGCAAGCCGAGGCAGCAGCCTGCCGCGGTAACCTGGTTGGTACCTTGCGCCTGGGCGTGGTGCCCTTGTCGAGTTTCGACCCGCTGCCGCTGCTGCATCGCTTGCACGGCCAGCATCCCAATCTGCGCTTCGAACTCAGTGCGCTGAGCTCCGAACAGATTCTCGAGCAGTTGGCCAGCAATCGACTTGATATCGGCGTGTCTTACCTTGAGCGGCTGGACACCGAGCGCTTCGAATCCTTGGCGCTGGACGAAACGCGCATGGGCTTGCTCTACGATCAGCGCCATTTTGATTTTGGTGATCAGCCCTTGAGCTGGGAAACATTGGCCGAGCTACCATTGGCCGCCCTGACCAGCGGCATGCACTTTCGCCAGTCCATGGATCACAACTTCCACAGTCGCGGCTTGAATCCATCGTTCCTGCTGCAGACCGATGCCGTTCATCAGTTGCTGCAGGCCGTCCATGGCGGGCTTTGCTGTGCCGTGATGCCGTTGAATGGCGGCCTTGATGCGCTGACCGAACATCTGCGCCTGGCGCCCATCGCCGACGCCCATACCCTTGCGGGGCTGGGGCTGATCATGCGCCGCAGCGCGCCCCGCTCGGCGCTGGCTGAGGCGTGCTTTGCGCTGTGTCGTGAAACGTCCTGA
- the yrfG gene encoding GMP/IMP nucleotidase produces MAPLAWQDIDTVLLDMDGTLLDLHYDNHFWMEHLPQRYAELHGVSRAMAELEIHPLFERNAGKLTWYCLDHWSAELNLSVRDLKVETAHLIALRPDADTFLAAIRDAGKRVILITNAHRDSLSLKMERIELAPYFERLISSHDYGYPKETQQFWDALQADIGFDPARSLFIDDTLPILRSARAFGVGHLLAVREPDSKKGPKDTEEFDAVDDYRELIKGL; encoded by the coding sequence ATGGCTCCCCTCGCCTGGCAAGACATCGACACCGTGCTGCTCGACATGGACGGCACCCTGCTGGACCTGCACTACGACAACCATTTCTGGATGGAACACCTGCCGCAACGCTACGCCGAGCTGCATGGCGTCAGCCGCGCCATGGCCGAACTCGAAATCCATCCGTTGTTCGAGCGCAATGCCGGCAAGCTGACCTGGTACTGCCTGGACCACTGGAGCGCCGAGCTGAATCTGTCGGTGCGCGACCTCAAGGTCGAAACCGCGCACTTGATCGCCCTGCGGCCCGATGCCGACACCTTTCTGGCGGCGATACGCGATGCCGGCAAGCGAGTGATCCTGATCACCAACGCCCATCGTGACTCGCTGTCGCTGAAGATGGAGCGGATTGAACTGGCGCCCTATTTCGAGCGCCTGATCAGCTCCCACGACTACGGCTACCCCAAGGAAACCCAGCAGTTCTGGGACGCCCTGCAGGCCGATATCGGCTTCGATCCGGCGCGCAGTCTGTTCATCGACGATACCTTGCCGATACTGCGCAGCGCGCGCGCGTTCGGCGTCGGGCATCTGCTGGCGGTGCGCGAGCCTGATAGCAAGAAGGGCCCCAAGGACACCGAGGAATTCGACGCAGTGGACGATTATCGCGAGTTGATCAAAGGTCTTTGA
- the nudE gene encoding ADP compounds hydrolase NudE has product MRQKPIALSREIVASSRLFRVEQVELRFSNGVERTYERLVGRGTGHGAVMIVAMIDSDHALLIEEYCGGTDEYELSLPKGLIEPGEDVLAAANRELKEEAGYGARQLEHLTELSLSPGYMSQKIQVVLASDLYEERLEGDEPEEMRVDRVNLRELASLAQHPQFSEGRALAALYLARDLLTQRGSFQP; this is encoded by the coding sequence ATGCGCCAGAAACCTATCGCCCTTTCCCGCGAGATCGTCGCCAGCAGCCGTCTATTCCGTGTCGAACAGGTGGAATTACGGTTCAGCAATGGCGTCGAGCGCACCTATGAACGGCTGGTCGGGCGCGGCACCGGCCATGGTGCGGTAATGATCGTGGCGATGATCGACAGCGACCATGCGTTGTTGATCGAGGAGTATTGCGGCGGTACCGACGAATACGAACTGTCCTTGCCCAAGGGCCTGATCGAGCCGGGCGAGGACGTGCTGGCGGCGGCCAATCGCGAACTCAAGGAAGAGGCCGGCTACGGTGCGCGGCAGTTGGAGCATCTGACCGAGCTGTCGCTGTCGCCCGGCTACATGAGCCAGAAAATCCAGGTGGTGCTGGCCTCTGACCTATACGAAGAACGCCTGGAGGGCGACGAGCCTGAAGAGATGCGCGTTGATCGCGTCAACCTGCGCGAACTGGCAAGCCTGGCCCAGCACCCGCAATTCTCCGAAGGGCGGGCGCTGGCGGCGCTGTATCTGGCTCGGGATCTGCTGACACAGCGGGGCAGCTTTCAACCATGA
- the cysQ gene encoding 3'(2'),5'-bisphosphate nucleotidase CysQ — MPQAVTPLSAHPLLPGVIELAHRAGEAILPFWRADVAVEVKSDDSPVTAADLAAHHVIVAGLTALAPDIPILSEEDADIPLSVRQGWQRWWLVDPLDGTKEFISGSEEFTVNIALVEQGRIVFGVVSMPTNGRCYSGGAGLGAWRSEGDGESKAIAVREQPPAGSPLVVVASRRHSSPEQERLLEGLKADMGALELANIGSSLKFCVLAEGAADCYPRLAPTSQWDTAAAQGVLEGAGGEVLEVDGSPFRYPARESLLNPFFMALPAKAPWREALLKHL; from the coding sequence ATGCCTCAAGCTGTAACCCCCCTCAGTGCCCATCCGCTGTTGCCCGGTGTCATAGAACTGGCTCACCGCGCCGGCGAAGCGATCCTGCCGTTCTGGCGCGCGGATGTTGCGGTAGAGGTCAAATCCGACGATTCGCCCGTTACGGCCGCTGACCTGGCCGCTCACCACGTCATCGTCGCCGGGCTGACGGCGCTGGCGCCGGATATTCCGATCCTGTCTGAAGAAGACGCAGATATCCCTCTCAGCGTGCGGCAGGGCTGGCAGCGTTGGTGGCTGGTCGACCCGCTGGATGGCACCAAGGAGTTCATCAGCGGCAGCGAAGAATTCACGGTCAATATCGCCTTGGTGGAGCAGGGTCGGATCGTGTTCGGCGTGGTGTCGATGCCGACCAATGGCCGCTGTTACAGCGGTGGCGCCGGGCTGGGCGCGTGGCGCAGTGAGGGGGATGGCGAGAGCAAGGCGATTGCTGTGCGCGAGCAGCCTCCAGCAGGCAGCCCTCTGGTGGTGGTCGCCAGCCGCCGTCATTCGAGCCCGGAACAGGAGCGTTTGCTGGAGGGATTGAAGGCCGATATGGGGGCGCTGGAGCTGGCCAATATCGGCAGTTCGCTTAAATTCTGCGTGCTGGCCGAAGGTGCTGCCGATTGCTACCCGCGGCTGGCGCCGACCTCGCAGTGGGACACTGCTGCGGCGCAAGGGGTGCTGGAAGGGGCGGGCGGTGAAGTGCTGGAAGTGGACGGTTCGCCGTTCCGCTATCCGGCTCGGGAATCGCTGTTGAATCCGTTCTTCATGGCGTTGCCCGCAAAGGCGCCGTGGCGTGAGGCGTTGCTCAAACATCTTTGA
- a CDS encoding YiiD C-terminal domain-containing protein, which produces MNPVEHLQQVLHHDIPLTADMQMQVLSWEAHALRLRLPLEPNVNHKNTMFGGSLYCGAVLVGWGWLYLSLRDAGIEDGHIVIQEGQISYPQAVRGAGIAHCEMPEAAVWQRFITTYQRRGRARITLQTRISNEGSDEDAVRFSGQYVLHR; this is translated from the coding sequence ATGAACCCTGTCGAACACTTGCAGCAGGTGCTGCACCACGATATCCCGCTCACCGCCGACATGCAGATGCAGGTCTTGAGCTGGGAGGCCCACGCATTACGATTGCGACTGCCGCTGGAGCCTAACGTCAACCATAAAAACACCATGTTCGGCGGCAGCCTGTACTGCGGCGCCGTACTGGTGGGATGGGGATGGCTATACTTGAGCTTGCGCGATGCCGGCATCGAAGACGGCCATATCGTCATTCAGGAAGGACAGATCAGTTATCCACAGGCGGTGCGCGGCGCTGGCATCGCCCACTGTGAAATGCCCGAGGCGGCGGTGTGGCAGCGGTTTATCACGACCTACCAGCGCCGTGGCCGCGCGCGGATCACGCTACAGACGCGGATCAGCAATGAGGGCAGCGACGAGGATGCGGTGCGCTTCAGCGGGCAGTATGTGTTGCACCGCTGA
- a CDS encoding sigma-54 dependent transcriptional regulator has protein sequence MSHEPIIDSQIQVVLIDDDKHLRQALTQTLDLAGLKILPLADARGLAERIERDWPGVVVSDIRMPGIDGLQLLEQLHAQDAEQPVLLITGHGDVPLAVQAMRAGAYDFLEKPFASDALLDSVRRALALRRLVLDNRSLRLALSDRQALSTRLVGQSASMTRLREQIGALAATKADVLILGETGAGKEVVARALHDLSNRRGGPFVAINAGALAESVVESELFGHEPGAFTGAQKRRIGKFEFANGGTLFLDEIESMSLDVQVKLLRLLQERVVERLGGNQQIRLDIRVIAATKEDLRHAADQGRFRADLYYRLNVANLRIPPLRERGEDVLMLFQHYADAASDRHGLLPHSLGPGQRALLLRHSWPGNVRELQNVAERFALGLELELDVPVNEPPGSVPSVIEGGLGEQVEHFERSLIAAEMARPHSSMRSLAEALGLPRKTLHDKLRKHGLTFASGEDSDS, from the coding sequence ATGAGCCATGAGCCGATCATCGACAGCCAGATCCAAGTGGTATTGATCGATGACGACAAACACCTGCGTCAGGCCCTGACCCAGACCCTCGACCTCGCCGGCCTGAAAATCCTGCCACTGGCAGACGCCCGCGGCCTCGCCGAACGTATCGAGCGTGACTGGCCGGGGGTGGTGGTCAGCGATATCCGCATGCCGGGTATCGATGGCTTGCAATTGCTCGAACAACTGCACGCCCAGGATGCCGAGCAGCCCGTGCTGCTGATCACCGGCCATGGCGATGTGCCCTTGGCCGTGCAGGCCATGCGTGCCGGCGCTTATGACTTTCTGGAAAAACCCTTCGCCAGCGATGCCCTGCTCGACAGCGTGCGGCGCGCCCTGGCCCTGCGCCGCCTGGTGCTCGACAATCGCAGCCTGCGTCTGGCCCTGAGTGATCGCCAGGCACTGAGCACGCGCCTGGTGGGGCAGTCGGCGTCGATGACGCGCTTGCGCGAGCAGATCGGCGCCCTGGCCGCGACCAAGGCCGACGTGCTGATCCTCGGCGAAACCGGCGCCGGCAAGGAAGTCGTGGCGCGAGCCCTGCACGACCTGTCGAATCGCCGTGGCGGGCCTTTCGTAGCAATCAACGCCGGGGCGCTGGCCGAGTCGGTAGTCGAGAGTGAACTGTTCGGCCACGAACCTGGGGCGTTCACGGGCGCGCAGAAGCGCCGTATCGGCAAGTTCGAATTCGCCAATGGCGGCACCTTGTTCCTCGATGAAATCGAAAGCATGAGCCTCGACGTACAGGTCAAACTGCTGCGGCTGCTGCAAGAGCGAGTGGTCGAGCGCCTGGGTGGCAATCAGCAGATCCGCCTCGATATCCGCGTGATCGCCGCTACCAAGGAGGACTTGCGCCACGCTGCCGATCAAGGGCGCTTCCGCGCCGACCTCTACTACCGCCTGAACGTCGCCAATCTGCGCATTCCGCCGCTGCGTGAACGCGGCGAAGATGTATTGATGCTGTTCCAGCATTACGCCGATGCTGCCAGCGATCGCCACGGCCTGTTACCGCATTCCCTGGGCCCCGGCCAGCGCGCGTTGTTGTTGCGCCACAGCTGGCCAGGCAACGTGCGGGAGCTGCAAAACGTTGCTGAGCGTTTCGCGTTGGGACTGGAGCTTGAACTCGACGTACCGGTCAACGAACCGCCCGGCAGTGTCCCGAGCGTTATCGAGGGCGGGCTGGGCGAGCAAGTCGAACACTTCGAGCGCTCGCTGATCGCCGCCGAGATGGCCCGCCCCCACAGTTCGATGCGCAGCTTGGCCGAAGCCTTGGGCCTGCCCCGCAAGACCCTGCACGACAAATTGCGCAAACACGGCCTGACCTTCGCCAGTGGCGAGGACTCGGACTCATGA
- a CDS encoding ATP-binding protein — MNKTPILPRRPRWRSLAILAICLAPLLWPLQRLAERYYGSELASQNRQTLDLYVANLLGTLHRYETLPQILGDLPALRQTLATPASAATVDNANHLLKAIARQTGAEVMYLMDTKGLTLAASNWDHKDSFIARNFAFRPYFRDALAGQMGRFFGLGTTSAKRGYFFAAPVREGNQVIGVFVVKVDLDHTETLWGNTPEQLLLTDNNGVVILTSRPDWRFKATRALSDSERQSIAEVQPYPTRDPQPLRLDTGAWVTQTQSIGETGWDVSILAPRTLIDRPVRTVVAVGGATLLVLMLLLGLMMQRRRHYLDRINFDTKARHELEKRVIERTSALEGLNSRLKQEVLIREEAQQNLVQAQDELVQAGKLSVLGTMSASISHELNQPLAAIRSYAENAEVLLDHQRTDDARGNLKLINELTGRMASIIAHLRAFARRDHHAPESVALQPALDDALALLGKRRRAMAVELIRDVPDATLWVQAGETRLRQILGNLLANALDALTEKANPRCLWISAEQTAEGINLSIRDNGPGFSSVALARAREPFFTTKTRTQGLGLGLAICDTLIGALGGELVLANHPQGGALLTLRLRAGAPGVNLQPPEDLSV, encoded by the coding sequence ATGAACAAGACCCCTATTCTCCCGCGCCGGCCTCGCTGGCGCAGCCTCGCCATCCTGGCGATCTGCCTCGCGCCCTTGCTGTGGCCGTTGCAACGCCTGGCCGAGCGGTACTATGGCAGCGAGCTCGCCAGCCAGAATCGCCAGACCCTCGATCTCTACGTCGCCAACCTGCTGGGCACCCTGCATCGCTACGAAACGCTGCCGCAGATCCTCGGCGACCTGCCCGCCCTGCGCCAGACCCTGGCGACCCCTGCCTCGGCGGCCACCGTCGACAACGCCAACCATTTGCTCAAGGCCATCGCGCGCCAGACCGGTGCCGAAGTGATGTACCTCATGGATACCAAAGGCCTCACCCTGGCGGCGTCCAACTGGGATCACAAGGACAGCTTCATCGCGCGCAATTTCGCTTTCCGCCCGTATTTCCGAGATGCCCTCGCCGGGCAGATGGGGCGATTTTTCGGGCTGGGCACCACCTCGGCCAAACGCGGCTATTTCTTCGCCGCGCCAGTGCGAGAAGGCAACCAGGTGATCGGCGTGTTCGTGGTCAAGGTCGACCTGGACCACACCGAAACGCTCTGGGGCAACACCCCCGAGCAACTGCTGCTGACCGACAACAACGGCGTGGTCATCCTCACTTCGCGGCCCGACTGGCGGTTCAAGGCCACCAGGGCGCTCAGCGATAGCGAGCGCCAGAGCATCGCCGAAGTGCAGCCCTACCCGACCCGCGACCCGCAACCGCTGCGCCTCGACACAGGCGCCTGGGTCACCCAGACCCAAAGCATCGGCGAAACCGGTTGGGACGTGAGTATCCTTGCGCCCCGCACCCTGATCGATCGCCCTGTCCGCACGGTGGTCGCCGTCGGTGGCGCTACCTTGCTGGTGCTGATGCTACTGTTGGGCCTGATGATGCAACGCCGCCGTCACTACCTGGACCGCATCAACTTCGACACCAAGGCCCGGCACGAGCTGGAGAAGCGCGTGATCGAACGGACCAGCGCCCTGGAAGGCCTCAACAGCCGACTGAAACAGGAAGTACTGATCCGCGAAGAGGCCCAGCAAAACCTCGTGCAGGCCCAGGACGAACTCGTCCAGGCCGGCAAGCTGTCGGTACTCGGGACCATGTCGGCCAGCATCAGCCACGAGCTCAATCAGCCGCTGGCCGCCATTCGCAGCTACGCCGAGAACGCCGAAGTGCTGCTCGATCATCAACGTACCGACGATGCCCGCGGCAACCTCAAGCTGATCAACGAACTGACCGGGCGCATGGCCTCGATCATCGCCCACTTGCGCGCATTCGCCCGCCGCGACCACCACGCGCCGGAAAGCGTGGCCCTGCAACCGGCACTCGATGATGCCCTGGCACTGCTCGGCAAGCGCCGTCGGGCCATGGCCGTGGAACTGATCCGCGATGTGCCTGACGCCACACTTTGGGTACAAGCCGGGGAAACCCGCTTGCGGCAGATCCTCGGCAACCTGCTGGCCAACGCCCTCGACGCCTTGACCGAGAAAGCCAACCCGCGCTGCCTGTGGATCAGCGCCGAGCAGACCGCCGAAGGTATCAACTTGAGCATTCGCGATAATGGCCCGGGCTTCAGCAGCGTCGCCCTGGCGCGCGCGCGCGAGCCATTCTTCACCACCAAGACCCGCACCCAGGGCCTTGGCCTTGGGCTGGCGATCTGCGATACCCTGATCGGCGCTCTGGGCGGCGAACTGGTCCTGGCCAATCACCCCCAGGGCGGCGCCCTCCTGACCCTGCGCCTGCGCGCGGGCGCACCGGGCGTCAATCTGCAACCACCAGAGGATCTCTCGGTATGA